In one Streptomyces sp. T12 genomic region, the following are encoded:
- the groL gene encoding chaperonin GroEL (60 kDa chaperone family; promotes refolding of misfolded polypeptides especially under stressful conditions; forms two stacked rings of heptamers to form a barrel-shaped 14mer; ends can be capped by GroES; misfolded proteins enter the barrel where they are refolded when GroES binds): protein MAKIIAFDEEARRGLERGMNQLADAVKVTLGPKGRNVVLEKKWGAPTITNDGVSIAKEIELEDPYEKIGAELVKEVAKKTDDVAGDGTTTATVLAQALVKEGLRNVAAGANPMALKRGIEKAVEAVSAALLEQAKDVETKEQIASTASISAADTQIGELIAEAMDKVGKEGVITVEESQTFGLELELTEGMRFDKGYISAYFATDMERMEASLDDPYILIANSKIGSVKDLLPLLEKVMQSGKPLLIIAEDVEGEALSTLVVNKIRGTFKSVAVKAPGFGDRRKAMLNDIAILTGGEVISEEVGLKLENTSLDLLGKARKVVITKDETTIVDGAGSSDQVAGRVNQIRAEIENSDSDYDREKLQERLAKLAGGVAVIKAGAATEVELKERKHRIEDAVRNAKAAVEEGIVAGGGVALIQASSVFEKLDLEGDEATGANAVKLALEAPLKQIAVNGGLEGGVVVEKVRNLQVGHGLNAATGEYVDMIAEGIIDPAKVTRSALQNAASIAALFLTTEAVIADKPEKNAAPAGGGMPGGDMDF, encoded by the coding sequence ATGGCCAAGATCATCGCGTTCGACGAGGAGGCGCGGCGCGGCCTCGAGCGCGGCATGAACCAGCTCGCGGACGCCGTCAAGGTGACGCTCGGCCCCAAGGGTCGCAACGTCGTCCTCGAGAAGAAGTGGGGCGCCCCCACGATCACCAACGATGGTGTCTCCATCGCCAAGGAGATCGAGCTCGAGGACCCGTACGAGAAGATCGGCGCCGAGCTGGTCAAGGAAGTCGCCAAGAAGACGGACGACGTCGCCGGTGACGGTACGACCACCGCGACCGTTCTCGCCCAGGCCCTGGTCAAGGAAGGCCTGCGCAACGTAGCCGCCGGCGCCAACCCGATGGCCCTCAAGCGCGGTATCGAGAAGGCCGTCGAGGCCGTCTCCGCCGCCCTGCTGGAGCAGGCGAAGGATGTCGAGACCAAGGAGCAGATCGCTTCGACGGCCTCCATCTCCGCCGCCGACACCCAGATCGGCGAGCTCATCGCCGAGGCGATGGACAAGGTCGGCAAGGAAGGCGTCATCACCGTCGAGGAGTCCCAGACCTTCGGTCTGGAGCTGGAGCTCACCGAGGGTATGCGCTTCGACAAGGGCTACATCTCGGCGTACTTCGCCACCGACATGGAGCGTATGGAGGCGTCGCTCGACGACCCGTACATCCTGATCGCCAACTCCAAGATCGGCTCGGTCAAGGACCTGCTGCCGCTCCTGGAGAAGGTCATGCAGTCGGGCAAGCCGCTGCTGATCATCGCCGAGGACGTCGAGGGCGAGGCCCTGTCGACCCTGGTCGTCAACAAGATCCGCGGCACCTTCAAGTCCGTCGCCGTCAAGGCCCCGGGCTTCGGTGACCGCCGCAAGGCGATGCTGAACGACATCGCCATCCTCACCGGTGGCGAGGTCATCTCCGAGGAGGTCGGTCTCAAGCTCGAGAACACCTCCCTGGACCTCCTGGGCAAGGCCCGCAAGGTCGTCATCACCAAGGACGAGACCACCATCGTCGACGGTGCCGGCTCCTCGGACCAGGTCGCGGGCCGCGTGAACCAGATCCGTGCCGAGATCGAGAACAGCGACTCGGACTACGACCGCGAGAAGCTGCAGGAGCGCCTGGCGAAGCTCGCCGGCGGTGTCGCGGTCATCAAGGCCGGCGCTGCCACCGAGGTGGAGCTCAAGGAGCGCAAGCACCGCATCGAGGACGCCGTGCGCAACGCGAAGGCGGCCGTCGAGGAGGGCATCGTCGCCGGTGGTGGCGTGGCGCTCATCCAGGCGTCCTCCGTCTTCGAGAAGCTGGACCTCGAAGGTGACGAGGCGACCGGCGCCAACGCCGTGAAGCTCGCGCTGGAGGCCCCGCTGAAGCAGATCGCCGTCAACGGTGGTCTCGAGGGCGGCGTCGTCGTGGAGAAGGTCCGCAACCTCCAGGTCGGCCACGGCCTGAACGCCGCGACCGGTGAGTACGTCGACATGATCGCCGAGGGCATCATCGACCCGGCGAAGGTGACCCGCTCTGCCCTGCAGAACGCCGCCTCCATCGCCGCGCTCTTCCTCACCACCGAGGCCGTCATCGCCGACAAGCCGGAGAAGAACGCCGCGCCCGCCGGTGGCGGCATGCCGGGCGGTGACATGGACTTCTGA
- a CDS encoding cold-shock protein yields the protein MAQGTVKWFNAEKGYGFIAVDGGADVFVHYSAIQMDGYRTLEEGQRVDFEISQGQKGPQADMVRLATS from the coding sequence ATGGCTCAGGGCACCGTCAAGTGGTTCAACGCGGAGAAGGGGTACGGCTTCATCGCGGTCGACGGTGGTGCGGATGTTTTCGTCCACTACAGCGCGATCCAGATGGACGGGTACCGCACCCTGGAAGAGGGCCAGCGAGTCGATTTCGAGATCTCGCAGGGTCAGAAGGGGCCGCAGGCGGACATGGTCCGGCTCGCGACCAGCTGA
- a CDS encoding MoaD/ThiS family protein — translation MSVNVRIPTILRTYTGGQAEVSAEGGTLAEVIADLEKNHTGIAARVLDDQGKLRRFVNVYVNDDDVRFEQGLETATPDGAGVSIIPAVAGG, via the coding sequence GTGAGCGTCAACGTCCGCATCCCCACCATCCTGCGTACCTACACGGGTGGCCAGGCCGAAGTGAGCGCCGAGGGCGGCACCCTCGCCGAGGTCATCGCCGACCTGGAGAAGAACCACACCGGGATCGCCGCCCGGGTTCTCGACGACCAGGGCAAGCTGCGCCGGTTCGTCAACGTGTACGTCAATGACGACGACGTCCGTTTCGAGCAGGGGCTGGAGACGGCGACGCCGGACGGCGCGGGTGTCTCCATCATTCCGGCGGTCGCCGGAGGCTGA
- the thrC gene encoding threonine synthase — MAVQTVASTTESTVDLGPAAALSCRECGHRVPLGPVFACEECFGPLEIAYDFSAYDAEELRKQIEAGPANIWRYAPLLPVPADVATKPNINPGWTKLVKADNLARELGVDAGKLFIKDDSGNPTHSFKDRVVAQALEAARAFGFTTLSCSSTGNLAGAVGAAAARAGFRSCVFIPHDLEQGKVVMAAVYGGELVGIEGNYDDVNRFCSELIGDPAGEGWGFVNVNLRPYYAEGSKTLAYEICEQLGWQLPDQLVVPIASGSQLTKIDKGLQELIKLGLVEDKPYKIFGAQAEGCSPVSTAYKAGHDVVRPQKPNTIAKSLAIGNPADGPYVLDIARRTGGAVEDVTDEQVVDAIKVLARTEGIFAETAGGVTVGVARKLIENGVLDPTKTTVVLNTGDGLKTLDAVAGTGLTATIRPSLDSFREAGLV, encoded by the coding sequence ATGGCTGTGCAGACTGTTGCAAGCACCACCGAATCCACCGTAGACCTTGGTCCCGCCGCGGCGCTGTCCTGCCGCGAGTGCGGTCACCGGGTGCCCCTCGGACCGGTCTTCGCGTGCGAGGAGTGTTTCGGCCCGCTGGAGATCGCGTACGACTTCTCGGCCTACGACGCCGAGGAGCTCCGCAAGCAGATCGAGGCGGGTCCCGCGAACATCTGGCGCTACGCGCCGCTCCTGCCCGTCCCGGCCGACGTGGCCACCAAGCCGAACATCAACCCCGGCTGGACCAAGCTCGTCAAGGCCGACAACCTCGCGCGTGAGCTGGGCGTCGACGCCGGCAAGCTCTTCATCAAGGACGACTCCGGCAACCCGACGCACTCCTTCAAGGACCGTGTCGTCGCCCAGGCCCTGGAGGCCGCCCGCGCCTTCGGCTTCACCACCCTGTCGTGCTCCTCGACCGGCAACCTCGCCGGTGCGGTGGGCGCCGCGGCGGCCCGCGCCGGCTTCCGCTCCTGCGTGTTCATCCCGCACGACCTGGAGCAGGGCAAGGTCGTCATGGCCGCGGTGTACGGCGGCGAGCTCGTCGGCATCGAGGGCAACTACGACGACGTGAACCGTTTCTGCTCCGAGCTGATCGGCGACCCGGCCGGTGAGGGCTGGGGCTTCGTCAACGTCAACCTGCGGCCGTACTACGCCGAGGGCTCCAAGACCCTGGCGTACGAGATCTGCGAGCAGCTCGGCTGGCAGCTGCCCGACCAGCTCGTCGTGCCGATCGCCTCCGGCTCGCAGCTCACGAAGATCGACAAGGGGCTGCAGGAGCTGATCAAGCTCGGGCTCGTCGAGGACAAGCCGTACAAGATCTTCGGTGCGCAGGCCGAGGGCTGCTCGCCGGTGTCGACCGCGTACAAGGCGGGGCACGACGTGGTCCGCCCGCAGAAGCCGAACACGATCGCCAAGTCGCTGGCGATCGGCAACCCGGCGGATGGTCCTTACGTCCTGGACATCGCTCGCCGTACCGGCGGTGCGGTGGAGGACGTGACGGACGAGCAGGTCGTGGACGCGATCAAGGTCCTTGCCCGGACCGAGGGCATCTTCGCGGAGACCGCCGGCGGTGTGACCGTGGGTGTGGCGCGCAAGCTGATCGAGAACGGTGTCCTCGACCCGACGAAGACGACGGTCGTTCTCAACACCGGTGATGGTCTCAAGACGCTGGATGCGGTGGCCGGTACGGGGCTGACTGCGACCATTCGGCCCAGCCTCGACTCGTTCCGCGAGGCGGGTCTCGTCTAG
- a CDS encoding glucosyl-3-phosphoglycerate synthase has translation MLEEVERWLSTRSWSVTDRPLHQILAAKQRTGQSVSVVLPALNEEETVGDIVAIIRHDLMQQVPLVDEIVVVDSGSTDRTSEVAAAAGARVVHRDDILPRIPTVPGKGEVLWRSLLVTRGDIVCFIDADLREFKSDFVSGIVGPLLTDPEVDLVKGMYDRPLGGAAGQGGRVTELMARPLLNMHWPQLAGFVQPLGGEYAARRSLLEQLPFPVGYGVELGMLVDALHLVGLDALAQVDVGVRKHRHQDGQALGRMSAAIYRTAQLRLARGHLIRPSLTQFERGEDGFEPRTFSVDTEERPPMAEIAEYASRKVA, from the coding sequence GTGCTGGAAGAAGTCGAGCGCTGGCTGAGCACCCGCTCCTGGTCCGTGACCGATCGCCCGCTCCACCAGATCCTGGCCGCCAAGCAGCGTACGGGCCAGTCGGTCTCCGTCGTGCTGCCGGCGCTCAACGAGGAGGAGACGGTCGGCGACATCGTCGCGATCATCCGTCACGACCTCATGCAGCAGGTTCCGCTGGTCGACGAGATCGTCGTTGTCGACTCGGGATCCACCGACCGCACCTCCGAGGTGGCCGCCGCCGCGGGCGCCCGGGTCGTCCACCGCGACGACATCCTGCCCCGCATCCCGACCGTGCCCGGCAAGGGCGAGGTGCTGTGGCGCTCGCTGCTCGTCACGCGCGGCGACATCGTCTGCTTCATCGACGCGGACCTGAGGGAGTTCAAGTCCGACTTCGTCTCCGGCATCGTGGGCCCGCTGCTGACCGACCCCGAGGTCGATCTGGTGAAGGGCATGTACGACCGCCCCCTCGGCGGCGCGGCCGGGCAGGGCGGCCGGGTGACCGAGCTGATGGCGCGCCCGCTGCTGAACATGCACTGGCCGCAGCTGGCCGGTTTCGTGCAGCCGCTCGGCGGCGAGTACGCGGCCCGCCGCTCGCTGCTGGAACAGCTCCCCTTCCCCGTGGGCTACGGCGTCGAGCTCGGCATGCTGGTCGACGCCCTGCACCTGGTGGGCCTCGACGCCCTGGCCCAGGTGGACGTGGGCGTCCGCAAGCACCGCCACCAGGACGGACAGGCCCTTGGCCGGATGTCCGCCGCGATCTACCGCACGGCCCAGCTGCGGCTGGCCCGCGGGCACCTCATCCGCCCCTCCCTCACCCAGTTCGAGCGGGGCGAGGACGGGTTCGAGCCGCGCACGTTCTCCGTGGACACGGAAGAGCGGCCGCCGATGGCGGAGATCGCGGAGTACGCCTCCCGCAAGGTGGCTTGA
- a CDS encoding trehalose-6-phosphate synthase: MASTQDAQGAAKVLVASNRGPVSYEVRDDGSLHSKRGGGGVVSGLSAIGPDAGALWVCSALSEGDREAVRRGVGEGGVLMLDIPADVHADAYNGIANSVLWFVHHMLYQTPLEPVFDAEFQRQWASYEAYNRAFAEALAGQAAPGAAVLVQDYHLCLVPGMLRELRPDLRIGHFSHTPWAPPEYFRMLPDDVAGEVLRGMLGADRLGFLTRRWADAFEACCAQFAGGLRGTRVGVHGLGADADFLRTRSHESDVAERMAVLRGEIGVAPDGSARKTVVRVDRTELSKNIVRGLLAYRQLLDDHPEWRERVVHVAFAYPSRQDLAVYREYTAEVQRLAEEINSRYGTPGWTPVVLHVKDDFARSLAAYRLADVALVNPIRDGMNLVAKEVPVVSDEGCALVLSREAGAFAELGEDAIAVNPYDVMDTARALHEALSMGPEERAERSKRLTAAATALPPAQWFLDQLHALDEEN; the protein is encoded by the coding sequence ATGGCTTCCACGCAGGATGCGCAGGGTGCTGCCAAGGTGCTGGTCGCGTCGAACCGCGGTCCGGTCTCGTACGAGGTGCGCGACGACGGCTCGCTGCACTCCAAGCGGGGCGGCGGCGGAGTCGTCTCCGGACTGTCGGCGATCGGGCCGGACGCGGGCGCCCTGTGGGTGTGCTCCGCGCTGTCCGAGGGGGACCGGGAGGCGGTGCGGCGCGGGGTCGGCGAGGGCGGCGTGCTGATGCTGGACATCCCGGCCGACGTGCACGCCGACGCCTACAACGGCATCGCGAACTCGGTCCTCTGGTTCGTCCACCACATGCTCTACCAGACGCCGCTGGAGCCGGTCTTCGACGCCGAGTTCCAGCGGCAGTGGGCGTCGTACGAGGCGTACAACCGGGCCTTCGCCGAGGCGTTGGCCGGGCAGGCGGCGCCGGGTGCGGCGGTGCTGGTGCAGGACTATCACCTGTGCCTGGTGCCGGGGATGCTGCGCGAGCTGCGCCCTGACCTCCGTATCGGCCACTTCTCGCACACGCCGTGGGCGCCGCCGGAGTACTTCCGGATGCTGCCCGACGATGTCGCCGGCGAGGTGCTGCGCGGGATGCTCGGCGCGGACCGGCTGGGGTTCCTCACCCGCCGGTGGGCCGACGCGTTCGAGGCGTGCTGTGCTCAGTTCGCCGGCGGGCTGCGGGGTACGCGGGTCGGGGTGCACGGGCTGGGGGCGGACGCGGACTTCCTGCGGACGCGTTCGCATGAGTCCGACGTGGCCGAGCGGATGGCGGTGCTGAGGGGTGAGATCGGTGTGGCGCCGGACGGGAGCGCCCGCAAGACCGTCGTGCGGGTCGACCGGACCGAGCTGTCCAAGAACATCGTGCGGGGCCTGCTGGCGTACCGGCAGCTGCTCGACGACCACCCCGAGTGGCGTGAGCGGGTGGTGCACGTGGCGTTCGCGTATCCGTCGCGGCAGGACCTGGCGGTCTACCGGGAGTACACGGCGGAGGTCCAGCGCCTGGCCGAGGAGATCAACTCCCGGTACGGGACGCCGGGTTGGACCCCGGTGGTCCTCCACGTCAAGGACGACTTCGCCCGCTCGCTGGCCGCGTACCGGCTGGCGGACGTGGCCCTGGTCAACCCCATCCGGGACGGCATGAACCTCGTCGCGAAGGAGGTGCCGGTCGTCTCCGACGAGGGGTGCGCGCTGGTGCTGTCGCGGGAGGCGGGGGCCTTCGCGGAGCTGGGCGAGGACGCGATCGCCGTGAACCCGTACGACGTGATGGACACGGCGCGGGCGCTGCACGAGGCGTTGTCCATGGGGCCGGAGGAGCGGGCGGAACGGTCGAAGAGGCTGACTGCGGCCGCGACCGCGCTCCCCCCGGCCCAGTGGTTCCTGGACCAGCTGCATGCGCTGGACGAGGAGAACTAG
- the otsB gene encoding trehalose-phosphatase codes for MGNSPDPLPTPATQPGRDGLAAILARPARALVALDFDGTLAPIVPDPEKARAHPDALPALAALAPKVASVAVITGRPADVAVQYGGFAGVPGLEHLVVLGHYGAERWDAVSGEVTAPDPHPGVAAVRAELPGLLASTQGAWIEDKGHAVAVHTRRAADPQGTFDALREPLTDLATRNGLIVEPGRMVLELRPPGMDKGVALSEYVRELGAGSVLYAGDDLGDLPAYAAVDELRSDGTPGLLVCSGSEEVTELSKKADVVVDGPQGVVRLLQAIAAQTG; via the coding sequence ATGGGTAACTCACCGGACCCCCTGCCGACCCCCGCGACCCAGCCCGGTCGCGACGGCCTCGCGGCCATCCTCGCCCGCCCCGCCCGCGCACTCGTCGCCCTCGACTTCGACGGCACCCTCGCGCCGATCGTGCCCGACCCCGAGAAGGCCCGCGCCCACCCCGACGCGCTGCCGGCGCTCGCCGCGCTCGCCCCGAAGGTGGCCTCCGTGGCGGTGATCACCGGCCGTCCGGCCGACGTCGCCGTCCAGTACGGCGGATTCGCCGGGGTCCCGGGGCTGGAGCACCTCGTCGTGCTCGGGCACTACGGCGCCGAGCGCTGGGACGCGGTCAGCGGTGAGGTCACCGCACCCGACCCCCACCCCGGCGTCGCAGCCGTCCGCGCCGAACTGCCGGGCCTCCTCGCAAGCACCCAGGGCGCATGGATCGAGGACAAGGGGCATGCCGTCGCCGTGCACACGCGCCGCGCGGCCGACCCCCAGGGCACCTTCGACGCCCTCCGCGAGCCCCTCACCGACCTCGCCACCCGCAACGGCCTCATCGTCGAACCGGGGCGCATGGTCCTCGAACTCCGCCCGCCCGGCATGGACAAGGGCGTGGCGCTGAGCGAGTACGTCCGCGAACTCGGCGCCGGGTCCGTCCTCTACGCCGGCGACGACCTCGGCGACCTCCCCGCCTACGCCGCCGTCGACGAACTCCGCTCCGACGGCACCCCGGGCCTCCTGGTCTGCAGCGGCAGCGAGGAGGTCACCGAGCTGTCGAAGAAGGCGGACGTGGTGGTGGACGGCCCGCAGGGGGTCGTACGGCTGCTGCAGGCGATCGCCGCCCAGACGGGCTGA
- a CDS encoding DUF3263 domain-containing protein, translated as MSQDQPEDVAAPAPAPVLAEREQAILALERRGFAGPGAKERAIREELGLAPVRYYQLLNALLDDARALAHDPVTVNRLRRVREARRGER; from the coding sequence ATGAGCCAGGACCAGCCTGAGGACGTCGCCGCCCCCGCCCCCGCCCCCGTCCTCGCGGAGCGCGAGCAGGCCATCCTCGCCCTGGAACGCCGGGGCTTTGCGGGTCCCGGCGCGAAGGAGCGGGCCATACGCGAGGAACTGGGCCTGGCCCCTGTCCGCTACTACCAGCTGTTGAACGCCCTGCTGGACGACGCCCGGGCTCTGGCCCACGATCCGGTGACGGTGAACCGGCTGCGGCGGGTGCGGGAGGCGCGGCGGGGGGAGCGGTGA
- a CDS encoding ABC transporter substrate-binding protein, translating to MTALGLTAALGGCGLTGGSDEVTLKLVAADYGDSEANGSQKYWDKLVKEYEEEHAGVRVDVTVYSWNDVDAKVKEMVDAGKAPDMAQIGAYADYAAKDLLYEADDLLSIPVQADFVSQLADAGQVNGVQYGIPFASSTRLLFYNKTLFQEAGLTAPTTWKELAADAEALKAKGVKYPYALPLGPEEAQAETMQWLLSGGGGYTDFDLGTYSIDSAENVATFNWLKNNLVGKQLTGPVAPGELNRADAFSAFAAGDVGMLNGHPSLMRIAADKGVKFGMVPMPGSDGPTKMSMGVADWMMAFKQNGHAEQVGEFLDFVYDKQNVLDFSREYDLLPVTNSASTVMTGAKGDADLKPFLEELPLSELYPVGRTSWAAVSADIKKRIGKTVASGGSPSAILAQLQSTATRAETAE from the coding sequence ATGACCGCGCTGGGCCTGACGGCGGCTCTGGGCGGCTGTGGGCTGACCGGTGGTTCGGACGAGGTGACGCTGAAGCTGGTCGCCGCGGACTACGGGGACAGTGAGGCGAACGGTTCCCAGAAGTACTGGGACAAGCTCGTCAAGGAGTACGAGGAGGAGCACGCCGGCGTGCGCGTCGACGTCACGGTGTACTCCTGGAACGACGTCGACGCCAAGGTCAAGGAGATGGTCGACGCCGGGAAGGCGCCGGACATGGCGCAGATCGGCGCGTACGCGGACTACGCCGCGAAGGACCTCCTCTACGAGGCCGACGACCTGCTCTCCATCCCCGTCCAGGCCGACTTCGTCTCGCAGCTCGCGGACGCCGGGCAGGTCAACGGGGTGCAGTACGGCATTCCGTTCGCCTCCTCCACGCGCCTGCTCTTCTACAACAAGACCCTCTTCCAGGAGGCCGGCCTCACCGCGCCGACGACCTGGAAGGAGCTGGCCGCCGACGCCGAGGCGCTCAAGGCAAAGGGCGTGAAGTACCCGTACGCGCTGCCGCTCGGGCCCGAGGAGGCGCAGGCCGAGACGATGCAGTGGCTGCTCAGCGGCGGGGGCGGCTACACCGACTTCGACCTCGGCACGTACAGCATCGACTCCGCCGAGAACGTCGCCACCTTCAACTGGCTCAAGAACAACCTGGTCGGCAAGCAGCTCACGGGCCCGGTCGCGCCCGGCGAGCTCAACCGGGCCGACGCGTTCTCCGCCTTCGCGGCCGGTGACGTCGGCATGCTCAACGGCCACCCCTCGCTGATGCGGATCGCCGCGGACAAGGGCGTGAAGTTCGGCATGGTGCCCATGCCCGGGTCGGACGGGCCCACCAAGATGTCCATGGGCGTCGCCGACTGGATGATGGCCTTCAAGCAGAACGGCCATGCCGAGCAGGTGGGCGAGTTCCTCGACTTCGTCTACGACAAGCAGAACGTCCTGGACTTCTCCCGCGAGTACGACCTGCTGCCCGTCACGAACTCCGCGTCCACGGTGATGACCGGGGCCAAGGGGGACGCCGACCTCAAGCCCTTCCTCGAGGAACTCCCGCTGTCCGAGCTCTACCCGGTCGGCCGGACCTCCTGGGCCGCGGTCAGCGCGGACATCAAGAAGCGCATCGGCAAGACGGTCGCGTCCGGCGGCAGCCCGTCGGCGATCCTGGCGCAGCTGCAGTCGACGGCTACGCGGGCGGAGACTGCCGAGTAG
- a CDS encoding ROK family protein: MRHVIALDVGGTGMKAALAGASGAVPSEGTPAVPHQVRRPTGRERGPDAVVEGILDFAAELRAYGEQHFGEPAAALGVAVPGIVDEERGIAAYSANLGWRDVPLRQLLTERLGGIPVALGHDVRTGGLAEGRIGAGKGADRFLFVPLGTGIAGAIGIDGRVEAGAHGFAGEIGHIVVRPGGPACPCGQRGCLERFASAAAVSEAWAAACGDPEADAADCAKAVASGDPNAVRVWQEAVDALADGLVTALTLLDPRTLIIGGGLAEAGETLFTPLRDAVRRRVTFQKLPEIVPAALGDTAGCLGAGLLAWDLLDNTDGTEVTA; the protein is encoded by the coding sequence GTGAGACATGTCATCGCCCTCGATGTGGGCGGCACCGGGATGAAGGCCGCCCTGGCGGGGGCGAGCGGCGCCGTGCCCAGTGAGGGCACGCCCGCCGTGCCCCACCAGGTCCGCCGCCCGACCGGGCGTGAGCGCGGGCCGGACGCGGTCGTCGAGGGCATCCTCGACTTCGCGGCCGAGCTGCGCGCGTACGGCGAACAGCACTTCGGCGAGCCCGCTGCCGCCCTCGGCGTCGCCGTCCCCGGCATCGTCGACGAGGAGCGCGGCATCGCCGCCTACTCGGCCAACCTGGGCTGGCGCGACGTACCCCTGCGGCAGCTGCTCACCGAACGGCTCGGCGGCATCCCCGTCGCCCTCGGCCACGACGTGCGCACCGGCGGTCTCGCGGAGGGCCGCATCGGCGCGGGCAAGGGCGCCGACCGTTTCCTCTTCGTGCCGCTCGGCACCGGGATCGCCGGCGCCATCGGCATCGACGGCCGGGTGGAGGCGGGTGCACACGGCTTCGCGGGCGAGATCGGCCACATCGTCGTACGACCCGGCGGGCCCGCCTGTCCGTGCGGGCAGCGCGGCTGCCTGGAGCGGTTCGCGTCCGCGGCGGCGGTGAGCGAGGCCTGGGCCGCCGCCTGCGGGGACCCGGAAGCGGACGCTGCGGACTGCGCCAAGGCCGTCGCGTCCGGTGACCCGAACGCCGTACGGGTATGGCAGGAGGCCGTGGACGCGCTCGCCGACGGCCTGGTCACCGCCCTCACCCTGCTGGACCCGCGCACCCTGATCATCGGTGGCGGCCTCGCCGAGGCAGGGGAAACCTTGTTCACACCGCTGCGGGACGCCGTCCGGCGGCGGGTGACTTTCCAGAAGCTGCCGGAGATCGTCCCCGCCGCCCTGGGCGACACGGCGGGATGCCTGGGCGCCGGGCTGCTGGCCTGGGATCTCCTCGACAACACCGACGGCACGGAGGTAACCGCCTGA
- the nagA gene encoding N-acetylglucosamine-6-phosphate deacetylase has product MANAPGARDSAESAATAARARPATTHPQPATDKVPLILSGADVVMPTGILKDGQVIVDGTRITSTAPQSAQVIDVTGHYLVPGFVDIHNHGGGGASFTSGTPDDVVKGIHTHRLHGTTTLVASTVTGDMDFLTQRAGLLSELAEQGDIAGIHFEGPFISPCRKGAHSEELLRDPDPAEVRKLIDAARGRATMVTLATELPGGLDSVRLLAEHGVIAAIGHTDASYEQTVEAIEAGATVATHLFNAMPPLGHREPGPIAALLEDERVTVELINDGTHLHPASLQLAFHHAGAGRVAFITDAMDAAGFGDGRYMLGPLEVEVADGVARLVEGGSIAGSTLTLDRAFKRAVTIDRLPVEDVVAALSVNPAKLLGRYDRIGSLEPGKDADLVLLDSDFDLKGVMRRGEWVVDPQLG; this is encoded by the coding sequence ATGGCCAACGCCCCAGGGGCTCGGGACAGCGCTGAATCTGCGGCTACCGCCGCGCGGGCGCGACCAGCCACGACGCACCCGCAGCCCGCGACGGACAAGGTGCCCCTCATCCTCTCCGGCGCCGACGTGGTCATGCCGACGGGAATCCTCAAAGACGGCCAAGTGATCGTCGACGGCACCCGCATCACCAGCACAGCCCCACAAAGCGCCCAGGTCATCGACGTAACCGGCCACTACCTGGTCCCCGGTTTCGTAGACATCCACAACCACGGCGGCGGTGGAGCCTCGTTCACCTCAGGCACGCCGGACGACGTGGTCAAGGGCATCCACACCCACCGCCTGCACGGCACCACCACCCTGGTCGCCTCCACGGTGACCGGCGACATGGACTTCCTGACCCAGCGAGCCGGCCTCCTCTCCGAACTGGCCGAGCAGGGCGACATCGCGGGCATCCACTTCGAGGGGCCGTTCATCTCCCCGTGCCGCAAGGGCGCGCACTCCGAGGAACTGCTGCGCGACCCGGACCCGGCGGAGGTGCGCAAGCTGATCGACGCGGCGCGCGGCAGGGCCACGATGGTCACCCTGGCCACCGAACTGCCGGGCGGCCTCGACTCCGTACGCCTCCTCGCCGAGCACGGCGTCATCGCGGCGATCGGGCACACGGACGCGTCGTACGAGCAGACGGTGGAGGCGATCGAGGCGGGCGCGACGGTCGCCACGCACCTCTTCAACGCGATGCCGCCGCTCGGCCATCGCGAGCCGGGCCCGATCGCGGCCCTGCTGGAGGACGAGCGGGTGACCGTAGAGCTGATCAACGACGGCACCCATCTGCACCCCGCCTCGCTCCAGCTGGCGTTCCATCACGCGGGCGCGGGCCGGGTCGCGTTCATCACGGACGCGATGGACGCCGCGGGCTTCGGCGACGGCCGCTACATGCTCGGCCCGCTGGAGGTGGAAGTCGCCGACGGTGTGGCACGCCTCGTCGAAGGCGGCTCGATCGCGGGGTCCACCCTCACCCTCGACCGCGCCTTCAAGCGGGCGGTGACGATCGACCGGCTGCCCGTCGAGGACGTGGTGGCGGCCCTGTCCGTCAACCCCGCCAAGCTGCTCGGCCGGTACGACCGCATCGGCTCCCTGGAGCCCGGCAAGGACGCCGACCTGGTGCTGCTGGACTCCGACTTCGACCTCAAGGGCGTGATGCGCCGGGGCGAATGGGTGGTCGATCCCCAACTGGGGTGA